A genome region from Nocardia sp. NBC_00565 includes the following:
- a CDS encoding alkane 1-monooxygenase — translation MSIFESTERRDPKRYLWILGLIAPICSVFPSQLVARTGLEMFWWIGPIIVLVVIPLLDWAIGNDGSNPRDEDYEALSNDRYYRWCTYLFLPLQFIGLLIAGFLWSRSALSISDKLGLAVTLGFVSGIGINAAHELGHRVEHLERWLAKIALAQSGYGHFFVEHNRGHHVRVATPEDPASARFGESLWAFLPRSMIGGFRSALVLERERLSRSGKRWFSRDNHLLQAWSMSAALFGTLILLFGPMVIPFLALQALIGAGLLETVNYVEHYGLLRPRGRNGHYARCSPRDSWNSDRLVTNVFLFHLQRHSDHHANPGRRYQTLRSTEEAPQLPVGYASMILLAIIPPIWRAVMDRRVLAHYGGDITLVNAKPRTRRQRISPRSAGYMR, via the coding sequence ATGTCGATCTTCGAGAGTACGGAAAGACGCGACCCCAAGCGGTATCTGTGGATACTGGGGTTGATCGCTCCGATTTGCTCGGTGTTTCCTTCACAACTGGTGGCCCGTACGGGCCTGGAAATGTTCTGGTGGATCGGTCCGATCATTGTGCTCGTGGTGATCCCGCTGCTGGACTGGGCGATAGGCAATGACGGGAGCAATCCGCGCGACGAGGACTACGAGGCCTTGTCCAACGATCGCTACTACCGGTGGTGCACTTACCTTTTCCTGCCGCTACAGTTCATCGGCCTGCTCATCGCGGGTTTTCTCTGGTCCAGATCCGCATTGAGCATATCCGACAAGCTGGGTTTGGCCGTGACGCTCGGATTCGTGTCGGGCATCGGAATCAACGCCGCCCACGAACTCGGCCATCGAGTCGAGCACCTCGAACGCTGGCTGGCGAAAATCGCACTGGCGCAATCGGGTTACGGGCACTTCTTCGTCGAGCACAACCGCGGCCATCACGTGCGCGTCGCGACACCGGAAGATCCGGCCAGTGCCCGATTCGGCGAATCACTGTGGGCGTTCCTGCCGCGCAGTATGATCGGCGGCTTCCGCTCGGCCCTCGTTTTGGAGCGTGAACGACTGTCCCGCAGCGGAAAGCGCTGGTTCAGCCGGGACAATCATCTGCTGCAGGCCTGGTCGATGAGTGCCGCGCTGTTCGGCACGCTGATCCTCCTCTTCGGGCCTATGGTGATCCCGTTTCTGGCGCTACAGGCGCTGATCGGCGCGGGGCTGCTCGAGACGGTGAACTACGTCGAGCACTACGGACTGCTCCGCCCGCGCGGTCGCAATGGCCACTACGCGCGCTGCTCCCCGCGCGACAGCTGGAATAGTGACCGTCTGGTCACGAACGTATTCCTGTTCCATCTACAACGCCACAGCGACCACCACGCGAACCCCGGCCGCCGCTACCAGACCCTGCGCAGCACTGAGGAGGCGCCACAGTTACCTGTTGGCTATGCCAGCATGATCCTGCTGGCCATCATCCCGCCGATCTGGCGCGCGGTCATGGACCGTCGTGTCCTGGCCCACTACGGCGGCGATATCACCCTCGTCAACGCCAAACCCCGAACCAGACGTCAGCGCATCTCCCCTCGCTCCGCCGGATACATGCGCTGA
- a CDS encoding vWA domain-containing protein, producing MTTRSTRGTAQPPADAMTDRLVEFVGLLRDHGIAAGPSETIDAAEAMLALGLADRNRLRSGMAACLLRRNGQRAVFDQLFDLYFLTPDQPQLSSTPESIDALRDRVVSALAQDDRAATADLARQALTELGAYGGAGTGQTSAPVTTASGAGWSSYLTMKSLRPEDLIARIVAGMGGNSDLDTTVHTIEANRRLNAFRTAVQTEARLRSAQLRGTEYIARRGVQSSTDQVDFLGAREQDLAEMRRLVNPLARKLATRLAARRRKSVRGQIDMRRTLRRSMATGGVPIAPVLRARKHGRPDLVVLADLSGSVTGFAEFTLQLVQALQDQFNKVRSFGFIDTCDEITSFFTPGEPPTPGTAARIVRNSNVARFGSSNYGEALQGFVDNYLDALGPRTSLLILGDARTNRTDPNLAALQAMSDRAKHAYWLNPEPSRSWSTGDSAADVYAERITMHECRNVKQLAEVIARLLPT from the coding sequence GTGACCACTCGTAGCACACGCGGCACTGCGCAGCCTCCCGCCGACGCGATGACCGACCGCCTCGTCGAGTTCGTCGGCCTCCTGCGCGACCACGGAATCGCCGCTGGCCCAAGCGAAACCATCGACGCCGCGGAAGCGATGCTCGCCCTCGGTCTCGCCGACCGCAACCGCTTGCGTTCCGGCATGGCCGCCTGCCTACTGCGCCGCAACGGCCAACGCGCCGTCTTCGACCAACTCTTCGACCTCTACTTCCTGACCCCGGATCAGCCTCAGCTCTCGTCGACGCCGGAATCCATTGACGCACTCCGTGATCGCGTGGTTTCCGCACTCGCCCAAGACGATCGCGCGGCAACAGCCGACCTCGCCCGCCAAGCCCTCACAGAACTGGGCGCGTACGGGGGAGCGGGCACCGGCCAGACCTCCGCCCCCGTCACCACCGCCTCCGGCGCAGGCTGGTCCTCCTACCTGACCATGAAATCCCTACGGCCAGAGGACCTCATCGCCCGAATCGTCGCAGGCATGGGCGGCAACAGCGACCTCGACACCACCGTCCACACCATCGAAGCCAACCGCCGCCTCAACGCTTTCCGCACCGCCGTCCAAACCGAGGCCCGCCTACGCTCCGCCCAACTCCGCGGCACCGAATACATCGCCCGCCGCGGCGTCCAATCCAGCACCGACCAAGTCGACTTCCTCGGCGCCCGCGAACAAGACCTAGCCGAAATGCGCCGCCTCGTAAACCCTTTGGCCCGCAAACTCGCCACTCGCCTAGCCGCCCGCCGCCGCAAATCCGTCCGCGGCCAAATCGACATGCGCCGCACCCTGCGCCGCTCCATGGCCACCGGCGGCGTCCCGATCGCCCCCGTCCTCCGAGCCCGCAAACACGGCCGCCCCGATCTCGTTGTCCTAGCCGACCTTTCAGGCTCCGTAACCGGCTTCGCGGAATTCACATTGCAGCTGGTCCAAGCCTTGCAAGACCAATTCAATAAGGTCCGCAGCTTCGGCTTCATCGACACCTGCGACGAAATAACAAGCTTCTTCACCCCCGGCGAACCGCCCACCCCCGGCACGGCCGCCCGAATAGTCCGCAACTCCAACGTAGCCCGCTTCGGCAGCAGCAACTACGGCGAAGCCCTCCAAGGCTTCGTAGACAACTACCTCGACGCCCTCGGCCCGCGAACCTCGTTGTTGATCCTCGGCGACGCTCGAACCAACCGCACCGACCCCAATCTCGCTGCCCTGCAAGCGATGTCCGACCGAGCCAAGCACGCGTACTGGCTGAACCCAGAGCCCTCCCGCTCCTGGTCCACTGGCGACTCCGCAGCAGATGTCTACGCCGAGCGCATCACCATGCACGAATGCCGCAACGTCAAACAGCTAGCCGAGGTAATCGCCCGCCTCTTGCCTACCTGA
- a CDS encoding ATP-binding protein gives MAEEWQFDVPTTGSKFLPPDARYMEALSSQGYGFEAAIADLVDNSIDAGAKDVVIHFLRDGDALVSLLVIDDGRGMTDEELDVAMTVGGRHHYSPTALGMFGTGLKSASLSHAAAVTVTSRTRKTRPAGRRWVMERAVTGFQCDIVEPRYAQTLIDRYQDCPIIWQGTVIRWDGVKNFPQHGGGGQTDRYLHRTINKLGLHLGLQLHRFLLRDDFNITIAVEDIRSRDVYMNFGVVPLNPFGYPVTGHRDYPRTFVAEVPSIGRVELTAHIWPPKSSLDEYKSVGSVLERQGFYFYRNGRIVQAGGWNNVRQPEPYLSLARVDVDLPADAGDVLRLSVKKEGVEATPEFASAVERAQDASGRAFTEYIADAQLTYREARKRSGTQRKPVIPPGTGFAPAVKESIEEELPILPGEQPIAAQWRKLAGDVFFDIDRDTRTIALNRRYRAAILGGRGGTLNDAPLLKSLMYFLVHDIFETEFSGPRVKDNLQLWQSVLVSAARAELNQLDDESGESG, from the coding sequence ATGGCAGAAGAGTGGCAGTTCGACGTCCCGACGACGGGCAGCAAGTTCCTGCCACCCGACGCCAGATATATGGAGGCCCTGAGCAGCCAGGGATACGGATTCGAAGCCGCCATCGCCGACCTCGTGGACAACTCCATCGACGCAGGCGCCAAGGATGTGGTCATCCATTTCCTACGCGACGGCGACGCCCTCGTCAGCTTGTTGGTAATCGATGACGGACGTGGCATGACCGACGAGGAGCTCGACGTCGCGATGACGGTCGGCGGTCGACATCACTACTCGCCTACTGCCCTCGGCATGTTCGGCACCGGCCTGAAATCGGCGTCGCTCAGCCACGCGGCCGCAGTAACCGTAACCAGCAGAACCCGCAAAACCAGGCCCGCAGGCCGACGTTGGGTAATGGAACGAGCCGTCACCGGCTTTCAATGCGACATCGTCGAACCGCGGTACGCCCAGACGCTGATCGACCGCTACCAAGACTGTCCGATCATCTGGCAGGGCACGGTGATTCGCTGGGATGGCGTCAAGAACTTCCCTCAGCACGGCGGTGGTGGACAAACCGATCGCTACCTGCATCGCACCATCAACAAGCTCGGCCTGCACCTCGGCTTGCAGTTGCACCGCTTCCTCCTGCGTGACGACTTCAACATCACCATTGCTGTCGAGGACATCCGCTCCCGCGATGTATACATGAACTTCGGTGTCGTACCGCTCAATCCGTTCGGCTACCCGGTCACTGGTCACCGGGACTATCCCCGCACCTTCGTGGCCGAGGTCCCGTCGATCGGCAGGGTTGAACTGACCGCCCACATCTGGCCGCCGAAATCCTCACTGGACGAATACAAGTCCGTTGGGTCGGTGCTGGAGCGCCAGGGCTTCTACTTCTATCGCAACGGTCGCATCGTTCAGGCGGGCGGCTGGAACAACGTCCGCCAGCCTGAGCCATATCTGTCGCTGGCCAGGGTCGACGTCGACCTGCCCGCAGACGCGGGTGACGTCTTGCGACTGAGCGTGAAGAAAGAAGGTGTCGAGGCCACACCGGAATTCGCGTCTGCGGTAGAACGCGCACAAGACGCGAGCGGTCGCGCTTTCACCGAATACATCGCAGATGCCCAGCTGACGTACCGAGAGGCGCGGAAACGATCAGGCACCCAACGTAAGCCGGTGATCCCACCGGGCACCGGATTCGCCCCGGCGGTCAAGGAATCCATCGAAGAAGAGCTGCCGATCCTGCCCGGTGAACAGCCAATCGCCGCCCAGTGGCGCAAACTAGCAGGTGACGTCTTCTTCGACATAGACCGCGACACCCGAACCATCGCACTCAACCGACGCTACCGCGCCGCCATCCTCGGTGGCCGCGGAGGAACCCTCAACGACGCCCCACTGCTGAAGTCGCTCATGTACTTTCTCGTGCACGACATCTTCGAAACGGAATTCAGCGGCCCCCGAGTCAAGGACAACCTCCAACTCTGGCAATCCGTCCTCGTCTCGGCCGCCCGAGCCGAGCTTAACCAGCTCGACGACGAGTCAGGAGAATCCGGATGA
- a CDS encoding AAA family ATPase, producing MSKFFGSVDDVTRRLTDAGYLPSTDIATAVFLAGHLGKPLLIEGPAGVGKTELAKAIATATTSDLVRLQCYEGIDEARALYEWNHAKQLLRITATDNEGWDSTRDHVFTEEFLLQRPLLAAIRNPHSTVLLIDELDKADVELEGLLLEVLGDFQISIPELGTVTALRKPFVIVTSNANRELSEALKRRCLYLHIDYPTAELERAIVRLKVPELDETLGEPVVRVVGALRELSLRKAPSIAETVDWARTLVALRARNLTGAVVRSTLGVLLKYQADHRIAIERLELPEAREGQAS from the coding sequence ATGAGTAAGTTCTTTGGCTCGGTCGACGACGTGACGCGGCGGCTCACCGACGCCGGATACCTGCCCTCCACCGATATCGCCACCGCGGTCTTCCTCGCCGGTCACCTGGGCAAGCCCCTGCTGATCGAGGGACCCGCGGGCGTCGGCAAGACCGAGCTGGCCAAGGCGATCGCCACCGCGACCACCTCCGACCTCGTGCGCCTGCAGTGCTACGAGGGCATCGACGAGGCCCGCGCCCTCTACGAGTGGAACCACGCCAAGCAACTGCTGCGCATCACCGCCACCGATAACGAAGGCTGGGACAGCACCCGCGACCACGTCTTCACCGAAGAGTTCCTGCTGCAACGTCCGTTGCTGGCCGCAATCCGTAACCCGCATTCGACGGTGCTGCTCATCGACGAACTCGACAAGGCGGATGTAGAGCTCGAGGGCCTACTGCTCGAGGTGCTCGGCGACTTCCAGATCAGCATCCCGGAACTCGGCACCGTCACCGCCCTGCGCAAGCCCTTCGTCATCGTCACCTCGAACGCCAACCGCGAACTCTCCGAAGCGCTGAAACGACGCTGCCTCTACCTCCACATCGACTATCCGACAGCGGAATTGGAACGGGCGATCGTGCGGCTGAAAGTGCCGGAGCTGGACGAGACGTTGGGGGAGCCGGTGGTTCGCGTTGTCGGCGCGTTGCGTGAGCTGTCGCTGCGGAAGGCGCCGTCCATCGCCGAAACCGTCGATTGGGCAAGGACTCTCGTCGCTCTGCGTGCCCGCAACCTCACTGGCGCGGTCGTGCGCTCCACCTTGGGCGTCCTGCTCAAGTACCAAGCGGACCACCGCATCGCGATCGAGCGCCTCGAATTGCCCGAGGCCCGTGAAGGCCAAGCGTCATGA
- the ilvN gene encoding acetolactate synthase small subunit — MSTTHTLSVLVEDKPGVLARVAALFSRRGFNIESLAVGGTELPEISRMTIVVTVEDLPLEQVTKQLNKLVNVIKIVEQDADSSVARELILVKVRADASVRTQVIEAVTLFRAKVIDVSPDALTVEATGTRSKLDALLRMLEPYGIREIVQSGVVAVGRGPKSITATR; from the coding sequence ATGAGTACGACACACACCTTGAGTGTGCTCGTCGAGGACAAGCCGGGCGTGCTAGCTCGGGTCGCGGCGCTGTTCTCCCGCCGTGGCTTCAATATCGAGTCGCTGGCGGTCGGCGGCACCGAGCTCCCCGAGATCTCGCGCATGACCATCGTCGTCACGGTCGAGGACCTGCCGCTCGAGCAGGTCACCAAGCAGCTCAACAAGCTGGTCAATGTCATCAAGATCGTGGAGCAGGACGCCGACTCCTCGGTCGCCCGCGAACTGATCCTGGTGAAGGTGCGTGCCGACGCCAGCGTGCGGACCCAGGTCATCGAGGCGGTTACGCTCTTCCGGGCGAAGGTGATCGACGTTTCGCCGGACGCGCTCACCGTCGAGGCGACCGGAACCCGGTCCAAGCTCGACGCGCTGCTGCGGATGCTCGAGCCGTATGGCATCCGGGAGATCGTGCAGTCCGGTGTGGTGGCCGTGGGACGTGGCCCCAAGTCGATCACGGCTACGCGCTAA
- a CDS encoding acetolactate synthase large subunit, with protein sequence MSAPTARPGPSARRPAPAANQPPAGTPMNAANRRQVPPERVTGAQSVVRSLEELGVDTVFGIPGGAILPVYDPLFDSTKVRHVLVRHEQGAGHAATGYAQATGKVGVCMATSGPGATNLVTPIADAQMDSVPIVAITGQVGRGLIGTDAFQEADISGITMPITKHNFLITEGIDIPRIIAEAFYLAASGRPGAVLVDIPKDVLQAQTTFSWPPEMRLPGYRPVTKPHGKQVREAARMIQEAKQPVLYVGGGVIKADASPQLLELAELTGIPVVTTLMARGAFPDSHQLNMGMPGMHGTVGAVAALQKSDLLITLGARFDDRVTGQLDSFAPDAKIIHADIDPAEIGKNRHADVPIVGDCREVIVELIETLKADPAGTPKLDLTAWWNYLDGIRKNYPLGWTTPSDGSLSPEFVIDALGRLAGPDAIYCAGVGQHQMWAAQFIKYEKPRTWLNSGGLGTMGYAVPAAMGAKMGMPDKEVWAVDGDGCFQMTNQELATCAVEGVPIKVALINNGNLGMVRQWQTLFYEERYSNTDLGTHTLRIPDFVKLADALGCHGIRVEREEDVEAAIREAQSINDRPVVIDFIVGKDAQVWPMVAAGTGNDEIMAARGIRPLFDEDEQASEPAVIHEAMLHDKNKGSQE encoded by the coding sequence GTGAGCGCACCTACCGCCCGGCCAGGGCCTTCGGCCCGTAGGCCGGCGCCTGCGGCCAACCAGCCGCCCGCTGGCACTCCGATGAACGCGGCGAACCGCCGCCAGGTCCCGCCCGAGCGGGTCACCGGCGCGCAGTCCGTCGTCCGCTCGCTCGAAGAGCTCGGCGTCGATACGGTCTTCGGTATTCCGGGCGGCGCGATTCTCCCGGTCTACGATCCGCTGTTCGATTCCACCAAGGTTCGCCACGTCCTGGTCCGGCACGAGCAGGGCGCGGGTCACGCGGCCACCGGCTACGCCCAGGCCACCGGCAAGGTCGGCGTCTGCATGGCCACCTCCGGTCCCGGCGCGACCAATCTGGTCACCCCGATCGCCGACGCGCAGATGGACTCGGTCCCGATCGTCGCCATCACCGGCCAGGTCGGGCGCGGCCTGATCGGTACCGACGCATTCCAGGAAGCCGATATCTCCGGCATCACCATGCCGATCACCAAGCACAACTTCCTCATCACCGAGGGCATCGACATCCCGCGCATCATCGCCGAGGCGTTCTACCTGGCCGCTTCCGGTCGTCCGGGCGCGGTGCTGGTCGATATCCCGAAGGACGTGCTGCAGGCGCAGACCACCTTCAGCTGGCCGCCGGAGATGCGGCTGCCCGGCTACCGTCCGGTCACCAAGCCGCACGGTAAGCAGGTGCGCGAGGCCGCCCGGATGATCCAAGAGGCCAAGCAGCCGGTGCTCTACGTCGGCGGCGGTGTGATCAAGGCCGACGCCTCGCCGCAGCTGCTGGAACTGGCCGAGCTGACCGGCATCCCGGTGGTCACCACCCTGATGGCGCGCGGCGCGTTCCCCGACAGCCACCAGCTGAACATGGGCATGCCCGGCATGCACGGCACCGTCGGCGCGGTCGCGGCGCTGCAGAAGTCCGATCTGCTGATCACCCTCGGCGCGCGCTTCGATGATCGCGTCACCGGTCAGCTGGACTCCTTCGCGCCCGACGCCAAGATCATCCACGCCGATATCGACCCGGCCGAGATCGGCAAGAACCGGCACGCCGACGTCCCGATCGTGGGCGACTGCCGCGAGGTGATCGTCGAGCTGATCGAAACGCTCAAGGCCGATCCCGCAGGCACACCGAAGCTGGACCTCACCGCCTGGTGGAACTACCTCGACGGCATCCGCAAGAACTACCCGCTCGGCTGGACCACCCCCAGCGACGGCTCGCTCTCGCCCGAATTCGTCATCGATGCACTGGGCCGGCTGGCCGGACCCGACGCGATCTACTGCGCGGGCGTCGGTCAGCACCAGATGTGGGCCGCGCAGTTCATCAAGTACGAAAAGCCGCGCACCTGGCTGAATTCCGGTGGTCTCGGCACCATGGGCTACGCCGTGCCCGCCGCCATGGGCGCAAAGATGGGCATGCCGGACAAAGAGGTGTGGGCGGTCGACGGTGACGGCTGCTTCCAGATGACCAACCAGGAGTTGGCCACCTGCGCCGTCGAGGGTGTGCCGATCAAGGTCGCGCTGATCAACAACGGCAATCTCGGCATGGTCCGCCAATGGCAGACCCTGTTCTACGAGGAGCGCTACTCCAACACCGATCTCGGCACGCACACCCTGCGCATCCCCGACTTCGTCAAACTCGCCGACGCCCTGGGCTGCCACGGCATTCGAGTCGAGCGCGAAGAGGACGTGGAGGCCGCGATCCGGGAGGCCCAGTCCATCAACGACCGTCCCGTGGTGATCGACTTCATCGTCGGCAAGGACGCCCAGGTGTGGCCGATGGTCGCCGCGGGCACCGGTAACGACGAGATCATGGCCGCTCGCGGCATCCGCCCGCTCTTCGACGAGGACGAGCAGGCTTCCGAGCCCGCCGTCATCCATGAGGCGATGTTGCACGATAAGAACAAGGGGTCTCAGGAATGA
- a CDS encoding alpha/beta fold hydrolase, protein MGTPKSQEGSEIVRIRIFGLAAALTGTLIVVVGGTIAAPHAWTQPAGEKSVAEAGDFYLPPPSLPDGRGTIVRAEPAQVAMGMVPAAATRLMYVSSDTHDAPTAVVGTYLQPNVQWTGPGERPLVAYAGGTKGQGDQCAPSKLMSQVVQVQPPLDIIFEYDLVAISSLLSRGIAVVVTDYHGLGTPDVHDYLNRKAQAHAVLDSARAALQLPGTGLNPGTPVILYGYSQGGMASAGAAELQSSYAPEVNVRGAYVGGPVVDDEYFIGYNDGRADIAPAFAWILNGIAADYPETRPVLDAELNDIGKAILGEAQGKCAVPSGLAQQHRLTSEWTTSGEPLTAVIDRSPALKSAFAEQRIGTLTPAVPVLAASATNDEGAPFVPVREMAAGWCGSGVPVQLESNAEIPPVSGLVGTHVMAFFPSLAASQQWLTDRLAGMPAPSNCAALP, encoded by the coding sequence ATGGGTACTCCCAAATCGCAGGAAGGATCGGAAATCGTGCGCATCCGGATATTTGGATTGGCCGCAGCTTTGACGGGAACCCTCATTGTGGTCGTCGGCGGGACGATCGCCGCACCACACGCATGGACGCAACCGGCCGGGGAGAAATCGGTCGCGGAGGCCGGTGATTTCTACCTTCCACCGCCATCGCTTCCGGATGGGCGGGGCACCATAGTTCGCGCCGAACCGGCGCAGGTGGCAATGGGAATGGTCCCCGCCGCGGCGACGCGCCTCATGTACGTCAGCAGCGATACTCACGATGCGCCTACGGCGGTGGTAGGCACGTATCTGCAGCCGAACGTGCAGTGGACCGGCCCGGGCGAGCGGCCGCTGGTCGCGTACGCGGGCGGTACCAAGGGACAGGGCGATCAATGTGCGCCCTCGAAGTTGATGTCGCAGGTCGTCCAGGTCCAGCCTCCGTTGGACATAATCTTCGAATACGATCTGGTGGCAATCAGTTCGCTGCTCAGCCGCGGTATAGCGGTAGTGGTGACCGACTACCACGGCCTCGGTACGCCCGATGTGCATGACTATCTCAACCGGAAAGCGCAAGCGCACGCGGTACTGGACTCCGCGCGCGCTGCGCTGCAGTTGCCCGGCACCGGCCTCAACCCCGGCACGCCGGTCATTCTCTACGGGTATTCGCAGGGCGGTATGGCCTCCGCCGGTGCGGCCGAACTGCAATCGAGCTACGCCCCCGAGGTGAATGTGCGCGGCGCCTACGTCGGTGGGCCGGTGGTGGACGACGAATACTTCATCGGATACAACGACGGCCGCGCCGATATCGCACCGGCATTCGCCTGGATACTCAACGGCATTGCCGCCGACTACCCGGAAACCCGCCCGGTGCTCGACGCCGAACTCAACGACATCGGCAAGGCGATCTTGGGCGAAGCCCAGGGCAAATGCGCGGTCCCGTCCGGACTTGCCCAGCAGCATCGGCTTACGTCCGAGTGGACCACCAGCGGAGAACCGCTCACCGCCGTTATCGATCGGTCCCCGGCGTTGAAATCGGCGTTCGCCGAGCAGCGTATCGGCACACTCACCCCGGCCGTGCCGGTACTTGCCGCCTCGGCCACGAACGACGAGGGAGCGCCATTTGTGCCGGTGCGTGAAATGGCCGCCGGTTGGTGTGGTAGCGGCGTGCCCGTTCAGCTGGAATCGAACGCCGAAATTCCCCCCGTATCCGGACTCGTGGGCACCCACGTGATGGCGTTCTTCCCGTCACTGGCGGCCTCGCAGCAATGGTTGACCGATCGGCTTGCGGGCATGCCCGCACCGTCCAACTGCGCCGCGCTGCCGTAG
- a CDS encoding acyl-CoA thioesterase — protein MTITSTTTASVPSPASAGRRSEAIHRFLVKPDDAGITGSVDGGKLLEWIDKVAYAAAAQWSGRYCVTAYVGNIHLDRPIAVGELVELHANLVHTGRTSMHILVSVYSSDPTRRKPVQTAQCLTIFVAIDDNRRTVEVPQWNPSTILEQQRHRQARARISVRKRIEEAMAAQHYTAEGTAPSATLRFLSAPSDINWGGKVHGGRTMGWIDEAAYVCGADWVGQQVITSYFGGIRFYQPMVIGHIVEVTARLIHTGPRSMHVSVHVTATDTHSDQPALAAHGHAVVVAVENNGKARSVRQWTPVSDEDRALDAHARHLIELRAEAEPFTMASDLPADAEPNYFRAPMP, from the coding sequence GTGACCATCACATCCACCACCACAGCCTCCGTCCCGAGCCCGGCATCAGCCGGGCGACGCTCCGAGGCGATCCACCGTTTTCTCGTCAAACCGGACGACGCTGGCATCACGGGTTCGGTCGACGGCGGCAAGCTACTCGAATGGATCGACAAGGTCGCCTACGCCGCGGCGGCCCAGTGGAGCGGTCGGTACTGCGTGACCGCCTACGTCGGCAACATCCACCTCGACCGGCCGATCGCGGTCGGTGAATTGGTCGAGTTGCACGCGAATCTCGTGCACACCGGCCGCACCAGCATGCACATCCTCGTCAGCGTCTATTCGTCCGATCCCACCCGCCGCAAGCCGGTCCAGACGGCACAGTGCCTGACCATCTTCGTCGCGATCGATGACAACCGGCGAACCGTCGAAGTGCCGCAATGGAATCCGTCGACCATTCTCGAGCAGCAGCGGCATCGGCAAGCGCGGGCCCGGATTTCGGTGCGCAAACGTATCGAAGAGGCGATGGCCGCGCAGCACTACACGGCCGAGGGCACCGCGCCGAGCGCCACACTGCGATTCCTGTCGGCACCGTCGGATATCAACTGGGGCGGCAAAGTACACGGTGGTCGCACTATGGGCTGGATCGATGAGGCGGCCTACGTCTGCGGCGCCGATTGGGTCGGCCAGCAGGTCATCACGTCCTACTTCGGCGGGATCCGCTTCTACCAGCCGATGGTCATCGGTCACATCGTCGAGGTCACCGCTCGACTGATCCACACCGGACCGCGCAGCATGCACGTCAGCGTGCACGTGACCGCCACCGACACCCACTCCGACCAACCGGCGCTCGCCGCGCACGGGCACGCCGTCGTGGTGGCAGTCGAGAACAACGGCAAGGCGCGCTCCGTTCGCCAGTGGACCCCGGTCTCCGACGAAGACCGCGCACTCGACGCACACGCCCGCCACCTCATCGAACTGCGCGCCGAGGCGGAGCCGTTCACCATGGCCAGTGACTTGCCTGCGGACGCTGAACCCAATTACTTCCGCGCACCCATGCCGTGA
- the ilvC gene encoding ketol-acid reductoisomerase, with product MFYDDDADLSIIQGRKVAVIGYGSQGHAHSLSLRDSGVEVRVGLAEGSKSRPKAEEAGLTVGTPAEVSAWADVIMVLAPDTAQASIFTNDIEPNLKDGDALFFGHGLNIHFGLIKAPADITVAMVAPKGPGHLVRRQFVDGKGVPALIAVDQDPKGEGQALALSYAKGIGGTRAGVIKTTFKEETETDLFGEQAVLCGGTEELVKTGFEVMVEAGYAPEMAYFEVLHELKLIVDLMYEGGIARMNYSVSDTAEFGGYLSGPRVIDADTKKRMQDILRDIQDGSFVKRLVANVEGGNKELEGLRKANAEHPIEVTGAKLRGLMSWVDRPITETA from the coding sequence ATGTTCTACGACGACGACGCCGACCTGTCGATCATCCAGGGCCGCAAGGTCGCTGTCATCGGCTACGGCAGCCAGGGCCACGCGCACTCGCTGAGCCTGCGCGACTCCGGCGTCGAGGTCCGCGTCGGCCTCGCTGAGGGTTCGAAGTCGCGGCCGAAGGCCGAAGAGGCCGGTCTGACCGTCGGCACCCCCGCCGAGGTCTCGGCATGGGCCGACGTGATCATGGTGCTGGCCCCCGACACCGCGCAGGCGTCGATCTTCACCAACGACATCGAGCCCAACCTGAAGGATGGCGACGCGCTGTTCTTCGGCCACGGCCTCAACATCCACTTCGGTCTGATCAAGGCTCCGGCCGACATCACCGTCGCGATGGTCGCCCCCAAGGGCCCCGGCCACCTGGTCCGTCGTCAGTTCGTCGACGGCAAGGGCGTGCCCGCCCTTATCGCGGTCGATCAGGACCCGAAGGGCGAGGGCCAGGCGCTGGCGCTGTCCTACGCCAAGGGCATCGGCGGCACCCGCGCGGGCGTCATCAAGACCACCTTCAAGGAAGAGACCGAGACCGACCTGTTCGGTGAGCAGGCCGTGCTCTGCGGTGGTACCGAAGAGCTCGTGAAGACCGGTTTCGAGGTCATGGTCGAGGCGGGCTATGCGCCGGAGATGGCGTACTTCGAGGTGCTGCACGAGCTCAAGCTGATCGTTGACCTGATGTACGAGGGCGGCATCGCCCGGATGAACTACTCGGTCTCCGACACCGCCGAATTCGGTGGCTACCTGTCGGGCCCGCGGGTCATCGACGCCGACACCAAGAAGCGTATGCAGGACATCCTGCGTGACATCCAGGACGGCAGCTTCGTCAAGCGTCTCGTCGCGAACGTCGAGGGCGGCAACAAGGAGCTCGAGGGTCTGCGCAAGGCGAACGCCGAGCATCCGATCGAGGTCACCGGCGCCAAGCTGCGCGGTCTGATGAGCTGGGTCGACCGGCCGATCACCGAAACCGCGTAA